From Humisphaera borealis, the proteins below share one genomic window:
- a CDS encoding zinc ribbon domain-containing protein YjdM, which yields MSDLPPCPQCKSEYTYIESTLYICPECAHEWSRTESADAASTEQTRVWRDANGNELQNGDSVTVIKDLKVKGGGSNVVKAGTKVRNIRLIDGDHDIDCKIDGIGAMQLKTQFVRKS from the coding sequence ATGAGCGACCTGCCTCCCTGTCCCCAGTGCAAGTCGGAGTACACCTACATCGAATCGACGCTCTACATCTGCCCCGAGTGCGCCCACGAATGGAGCCGTACCGAGTCGGCCGATGCCGCTTCGACCGAGCAAACCCGCGTCTGGCGCGACGCCAACGGCAACGAACTTCAGAACGGCGACAGCGTCACCGTCATCAAAGACCTTAAGGTCAAGGGTGGCGGTTCGAACGTGGTGAAGGCCGGGACGAAAGTCAGGAATATCCGCCTGATTGACGGGGACCACGACATCGATTGCAAGATCGACGGCATCGGAGCGATGCAGTTGAAGACGCAGTTTGTGAGGAAATCGTAG
- a CDS encoding DUF3303 domain-containing protein, with translation MKYIISWFERPQGSPIEYENAQKRILEVFGQWKAPANFKIEFFVIRVGEWGGHMLMECDDPVTIHKFCSMLPSFVFEVHPVIPVEEAVRGELEVIAWRDGLKGK, from the coding sequence ATGAAATACATCATCAGTTGGTTCGAGCGTCCGCAGGGTTCGCCGATCGAGTACGAGAACGCTCAGAAGCGAATTCTTGAAGTCTTCGGGCAGTGGAAAGCACCGGCCAACTTCAAGATCGAGTTCTTTGTGATCCGCGTCGGCGAATGGGGCGGGCACATGCTCATGGAGTGCGACGATCCGGTGACGATTCACAAGTTCTGCTCGATGCTGCCCTCGTTCGTTTTTGAGGTGCATCCGGTGATCCCGGTCGAGGAAGCGGTTCGCGGCGAACTCGAAGTGATCGCCTGGCGGGACGGGCTTAAAGGCAAGTGA
- a CDS encoding anthrone oxygenase family protein: MLPNHPWFFLLTLAAAVGSGLVAGVFFAFSTFVMKALARLSPAEGIRAMQQINIVVLNPAFLGVFMGTVVVAAGVVVAAVWHWQSPASLYIIAGSLLYIVGTFGVTIAGNVPLNDALAKVNPDDAEGQRIWSDYLRRWTWWNHVRTAAAASAMMLLVVGIAA, translated from the coding sequence ATGCTCCCCAACCACCCCTGGTTCTTTCTGCTGACGCTTGCCGCCGCGGTCGGTTCCGGCCTGGTCGCCGGCGTATTCTTCGCGTTCTCGACCTTCGTCATGAAGGCACTCGCCCGCCTGTCGCCGGCCGAGGGCATCCGGGCGATGCAGCAGATCAACATTGTCGTCTTGAATCCTGCGTTCCTCGGCGTCTTCATGGGCACGGTCGTCGTCGCCGCGGGGGTTGTTGTCGCTGCCGTGTGGCACTGGCAATCCCCGGCATCTCTGTACATCATCGCCGGCAGCCTGCTGTATATCGTCGGGACATTCGGCGTCACCATCGCGGGCAACGTGCCGCTGAACGACGCGCTGGCGAAGGTGAACCCGGACGACGCCGAAGGCCAGCGTATCTGGTCCGACTACCTCCGGCGGTGGACGTGGTGGAATCATGTGCGAACCGCCGCCGCGGCTTCGGCGATGATGCTTCTGGTCGTGGGGATTGCCGCCTGA
- the xerC gene encoding tyrosine recombinase XerC, whose amino-acid sequence MNSATVFPTHPTPIPDSRTIGSIGALPSVASSAPGLKHTGAKAAAPQEKEFTPLVRQFLDYLKLERHFSDYTVKSYGADLQQFGQYLAGEIGAGVGNVAPAQKMTAAQVDERKVKCEPTTVREFLTYLYAQNYTKSTTARKLATLRSFYKFLIRRGMVGASPLVTIRTPKQDKRLPKCLDLEQVQKLLDAPGDGDILAGRDRAMLEILYSSGIRVSELVELEMQDLDLVEGVLRVRGKGRKDRLTPIGSQAIKALQKYFEMRSMEPRCNGPYAARVFLNKHGEPLSTRSVRRKLDKYLVQAGLDPGISPHTLRHSFATHLLNNGADLRSVQELLGHQSLSTTQVYTHLTTARMKDAYNSAHPRANSDTIPHPAAQQTNSGGQRPFYPKAI is encoded by the coding sequence ATGAATAGCGCCACCGTTTTTCCAACTCATCCAACCCCGATTCCCGATTCAAGGACGATCGGATCGATCGGCGCACTGCCGTCGGTCGCCTCGTCTGCTCCGGGGCTCAAGCACACCGGCGCAAAGGCCGCGGCTCCTCAGGAGAAGGAGTTCACTCCGCTGGTCCGCCAGTTCCTGGACTACCTCAAGCTTGAACGCCACTTCAGCGATTACACGGTCAAGAGCTACGGCGCTGACCTTCAGCAGTTCGGTCAGTATCTCGCCGGCGAGATCGGTGCGGGCGTGGGCAATGTCGCTCCGGCGCAGAAGATGACCGCAGCGCAGGTGGACGAGCGGAAGGTCAAGTGCGAGCCGACGACGGTTCGCGAGTTCCTGACCTACCTCTACGCCCAGAACTACACCAAGAGCACGACGGCACGGAAGCTGGCGACGCTCCGGAGCTTTTACAAGTTCCTCATCCGCCGGGGCATGGTCGGTGCCAGCCCGCTGGTAACGATCCGCACGCCCAAGCAGGACAAGCGCCTGCCCAAGTGCCTGGACCTGGAACAGGTGCAGAAGCTGCTCGATGCCCCCGGCGACGGCGACATCCTCGCCGGCCGCGACCGGGCGATGCTCGAAATCCTCTACTCCTCCGGTATCCGCGTCAGCGAACTGGTCGAGCTGGAGATGCAGGACCTGGACCTGGTTGAAGGCGTGCTGCGGGTTCGTGGCAAGGGCCGCAAGGACCGCCTGACCCCGATCGGCAGCCAGGCGATCAAGGCGTTGCAGAAGTACTTTGAAATGCGGTCGATGGAGCCGCGCTGCAATGGCCCGTATGCCGCCCGTGTGTTCCTGAACAAGCACGGCGAACCGCTGAGCACCCGCTCGGTCCGCCGCAAGCTCGACAAGTATCTCGTGCAGGCCGGCCTCGATCCCGGCATCAGCCCGCACACCCTGCGGCACAGCTTCGCGACGCACCTGCTCAACAACGGTGCCGATCTGCGAAGCGTGCAGGAACTGCTCGGGCATCAGAGTCTGAGCACCACGCAGGTCTACACGCACCTGACGACCGCCCGGATGAAGGACGCGTACAACTCGGCCCACCCGCGGGCGAATTCCGACACGATCCCGCACCCGGCGGCCCAGCAGACCAACTCGGGAGGGCAGCGCCCTTTCTACCCTAAGGCGATCTAG
- a CDS encoding TolB family protein has product MPPSRPAHSAVTTAPSRNRALARCALAAAMLITGCSSAPKEVRHTVNGVQYENGRPVIDPGKRGAKETKLVVADPWGPPQAGVPGLGEVKSVPVNVFGEMGGPRPLSRVVGDAGFQQHTFTDEGSDSEVSVDPSGKWLLFSSTRHNEHTDIYMQRVDGTAVTQLTNDAADDAFPSFSPDGRKICFSSTRAGVWQIYTMDTDGRNVVQVTNGNMQCVQPSFSPDGTRIVYSAIGSRSAQWELWVADLRSGEKRMIGYGIFPRWCPDKKVDRIAFQKSRQRGTRWFSIWTLDLIEGEGRRMTEVVSSPNAAVVTPCWSPDGQKLAFATIVEPARVGTETDQKKLAMAKQYGQQDVWTVDADGGNRQRLTDGNGTNLSPFWGADNRVYFVSDRGGAECVWSVRADPRRAFELAGHDRAPEPVKPGGPAATGANPDPFQNGAPGSRSDIRE; this is encoded by the coding sequence ATGCCCCCGAGCCGACCGGCACATTCCGCTGTCACCACCGCGCCGTCGCGAAACCGCGCCCTCGCGCGATGTGCTCTCGCCGCCGCGATGCTGATCACCGGTTGCAGCTCCGCGCCCAAGGAAGTCCGCCATACCGTCAACGGCGTTCAGTACGAGAACGGCCGGCCGGTGATCGATCCGGGCAAGCGGGGCGCGAAAGAAACCAAGCTCGTCGTCGCCGATCCCTGGGGTCCGCCGCAGGCAGGCGTGCCGGGATTGGGCGAGGTGAAGTCAGTGCCGGTCAATGTGTTCGGCGAAATGGGCGGACCGCGCCCGCTCAGCCGCGTTGTCGGCGACGCCGGCTTCCAGCAGCACACGTTCACCGACGAGGGCTCCGATTCGGAAGTGTCGGTCGACCCGAGCGGCAAATGGCTGCTGTTCAGCAGCACACGGCACAACGAGCACACCGATATCTACATGCAGCGCGTCGACGGGACCGCCGTCACGCAGCTCACCAACGACGCCGCCGACGACGCATTCCCCAGCTTCAGCCCCGACGGCCGAAAGATCTGCTTCTCCAGCACGCGGGCGGGTGTGTGGCAGATCTACACGATGGACACCGACGGCCGGAATGTCGTCCAGGTGACCAACGGCAACATGCAGTGCGTGCAGCCGTCGTTCAGCCCCGACGGCACGCGAATCGTCTACAGCGCCATCGGTAGCCGCAGTGCCCAGTGGGAACTGTGGGTCGCCGACCTGCGCTCCGGCGAAAAGCGAATGATCGGCTACGGCATTTTCCCGCGGTGGTGCCCGGACAAGAAGGTGGACCGGATCGCCTTCCAGAAGAGCCGGCAGCGCGGCACCCGCTGGTTCAGCATCTGGACGCTCGATCTGATTGAAGGCGAAGGTCGGCGGATGACGGAAGTCGTCTCGAGCCCCAATGCCGCCGTCGTCACGCCCTGCTGGAGCCCGGACGGGCAGAAGCTGGCGTTCGCGACGATCGTCGAACCGGCGAGAGTCGGAACGGAAACCGATCAAAAGAAGCTCGCGATGGCCAAGCAGTACGGCCAGCAGGACGTCTGGACGGTGGATGCCGACGGCGGCAACCGCCAGCGCCTGACCGACGGCAACGGCACGAACCTGTCGCCGTTCTGGGGCGCGGACAATCGAGTCTATTTCGTCAGTGATCGCGGCGGGGCTGAGTGCGTCTGGTCGGTTCGCGCCGACCCGAGACGGGCCTTCGAACTGGCCGGTCATGACCGTGCGCCCGAACCCGTCAAGCCGGGTGGTCCGGCCGCAACGGGTGCGAACCCCGACCCGTTCCAAAACGGTGCGCCGGGAAGTCGCAGCGATATTCGTGAGTAG
- a CDS encoding SDR family oxidoreductase — MTTQRLTGKVILITGSTTGIGAAMARRFVAEGAQVLVHGLERPAGETLVAGLAGNAALHIDDLSDPLAAGRTVAAAVAAFGRLDAVVNNAAWVIRSNIATTDATLFDRCMAINVRAPMLLIQAALPHLEATSGCVLNIGSINGYCGEPNQLAYSMSKGALMTMSRNLSDALGSRKVRVNHMNLGWVLSENEYKLKVSEGSPPDWHVHPPAAFAPSGRILTPEQVAAAAVYWVSDESRPVSGTVMELEQYPVIGRNPVK; from the coding sequence ATGACGACTCAACGCCTCACCGGCAAAGTCATCCTCATCACCGGCAGCACGACCGGCATCGGCGCCGCAATGGCCCGGCGGTTTGTCGCCGAGGGCGCACAGGTTCTGGTTCATGGGCTCGAACGCCCCGCCGGCGAAACGCTCGTCGCCGGCCTGGCCGGGAACGCTGCGTTGCACATCGACGATCTGTCCGATCCACTCGCCGCCGGGCGGACGGTCGCGGCGGCGGTCGCCGCATTCGGCCGGCTCGACGCGGTCGTCAACAACGCCGCTTGGGTCATCCGCAGCAACATCGCGACTACGGACGCCACGCTGTTCGACCGCTGCATGGCGATCAATGTGCGTGCGCCGATGTTGCTGATTCAGGCCGCGCTGCCGCACCTGGAAGCGACCAGCGGCTGCGTGCTGAACATCGGTTCCATCAACGGCTACTGCGGCGAGCCGAACCAGCTCGCCTACAGCATGTCCAAGGGCGCACTGATGACGATGAGCCGAAACCTGTCGGATGCCCTGGGATCGCGGAAAGTCCGCGTCAATCACATGAACCTGGGCTGGGTGCTGTCGGAGAACGAGTACAAACTGAAGGTCAGCGAAGGGTCGCCACCCGACTGGCACGTGCACCCGCCGGCGGCATTTGCGCCGTCGGGCCGCATCCTGACGCCCGAGCAGGTCGCCGCCGCCGCGGTTTATTGGGTGTCCGACGAGAGCCGGCCGGTCAGCGGAACGGTGATGGAGTTGGAACAGTACCCGGTCATCGGGCGGAACCCGGTGAAGTAG
- a CDS encoding sugar phosphate isomerase/epimerase family protein — MPKLAAFPKAYLDDLCVHNTMSIRQWIELASTLDIDGLEFYSGFTELESPVNWRESRRIASDKGLAIPMLCCSPDFTHPDPRFRQEQIDNEKRWIDMSAALGATFCRVLSGQRRPDVSREDGLNYVVESIYACLPHAAEQGVTLILENHYKDGYWQHPEFAQKMDLFLDLVSRIDHPSFGVNYDPSNTILAGEDPLELLAKVKHRVVSMHASDRYLAEGTIEDLMKEEDVTGYAKRLKHGEIGKGMNDYDAIFRELRGVGFDGWISIEDGVDGIDQLRRSADFLRRKMAEHFK, encoded by the coding sequence ATGCCCAAACTCGCCGCATTCCCCAAGGCCTATCTCGACGACCTCTGCGTCCACAACACCATGTCGATCCGCCAGTGGATCGAGCTGGCGTCCACACTCGACATCGACGGGCTGGAGTTCTACAGCGGCTTCACTGAGCTTGAGTCGCCGGTCAACTGGCGAGAATCCAGGCGCATCGCTTCTGACAAGGGGCTGGCGATTCCCATGCTCTGCTGCTCGCCGGACTTCACCCACCCCGATCCCCGCTTTCGCCAGGAGCAAATCGACAACGAGAAACGCTGGATCGACATGTCAGCGGCACTGGGCGCGACCTTCTGCCGCGTCCTGTCCGGCCAGCGGCGGCCGGACGTCTCCCGCGAGGACGGCCTGAACTATGTCGTCGAAAGCATCTACGCCTGCCTGCCCCACGCCGCCGAGCAAGGCGTCACGCTGATCCTTGAGAACCACTACAAGGACGGCTATTGGCAGCACCCCGAGTTCGCCCAGAAGATGGACCTGTTCCTCGACCTGGTTTCACGCATCGACCATCCCAGCTTCGGCGTGAACTACGACCCCAGCAACACCATCTTGGCCGGCGAAGACCCGTTGGAACTGCTCGCCAAGGTCAAGCACCGGGTAGTGTCAATGCACGCCAGCGACCGGTACCTCGCCGAGGGAACGATTGAAGACCTGATGAAGGAAGAAGACGTCACCGGCTACGCCAAGCGGCTGAAGCACGGCGAAATCGGGAAGGGAATGAACGACTACGACGCGATCTTCCGCGAACTCAGGGGCGTGGGCTTCGACGGCTGGATCAGCATCGAAGACGGCGTGGATGGCATCGACCAGCTCCGTCGCAGTGCGGATTTCCTGCGCCGGAAGATGGCGGAGCACTTCAAGTGA
- a CDS encoding alpha/beta hydrolase produces the protein MRLKSLILSTALCAVGVPSFAADAPAKGSAPAKPAAPAKPPAAPAKPPAAPTIKPTMADVRYGEHERNVLDFWKAESATPTPVVFNIHGGGWNAGDKARVSGIEKYLAAGISVVSINYRYVPQAVAQGVKPPVKAPLHDAARALQFVRSKAGEWNIDKARIGATGGSAGACSSLWLAFHPDMADPTSTDPLARESTRLWCAAVNGAQTTLDPQQMKEWTPNSKYGGHAFGFTGDKDKKLSQFDEFLQKRDTILPWIAEYSPYALVTADDAPIYMTYSAPPAMGQDQKDPTHTSNFGVKLQEKLKSVNVPCELVYPGAPDVKHPQVWDYLIEKLKAAKP, from the coding sequence ATGCGTCTTAAATCGCTCATTCTGTCGACCGCCTTGTGCGCGGTCGGTGTCCCATCGTTCGCGGCAGATGCTCCCGCGAAGGGGTCGGCCCCGGCCAAGCCTGCCGCGCCCGCCAAGCCACCCGCCGCCCCGGCCAAACCGCCAGCCGCACCGACCATCAAGCCCACGATGGCGGACGTCCGCTACGGCGAGCACGAGCGCAACGTACTGGATTTCTGGAAGGCCGAATCGGCGACTCCGACACCGGTGGTGTTCAATATCCACGGCGGCGGCTGGAATGCCGGTGACAAGGCCCGGGTCAGTGGGATCGAAAAGTACCTCGCCGCTGGGATTTCCGTCGTTTCGATCAACTATCGGTACGTGCCGCAGGCCGTCGCGCAGGGTGTGAAACCGCCGGTCAAGGCACCGTTGCACGATGCCGCCCGCGCGCTGCAGTTCGTCCGTAGCAAGGCCGGCGAGTGGAACATCGACAAGGCCCGCATCGGCGCGACCGGCGGATCGGCCGGGGCCTGCTCCAGCCTCTGGCTCGCATTCCACCCCGACATGGCCGACCCCACCAGCACCGACCCGCTTGCCCGCGAATCGACCCGCCTCTGGTGCGCCGCTGTCAACGGTGCCCAGACCACGCTCGACCCGCAACAGATGAAGGAGTGGACCCCCAACAGCAAGTACGGCGGTCACGCCTTCGGTTTCACCGGTGACAAGGACAAGAAACTCTCGCAGTTCGACGAGTTCCTCCAGAAGCGCGACACCATTCTCCCGTGGATCGCGGAGTATTCGCCGTACGCCCTGGTGACGGCCGACGATGCGCCCATTTACATGACGTACTCGGCGCCGCCGGCGATGGGCCAGGATCAGAAAGATCCGACGCACACGTCGAACTTTGGCGTAAAGCTGCAGGAGAAGCTCAAGAGTGTGAACGTGCCGTGTGAACTGGTGTACCCCGGCGCGCCGGATGTGAAACATCCGCAGGTCTGGGATTACCTGATCGAGAAGCTCAAGGCGGCCAAGCCGTGA
- the rfaE2 gene encoding D-glycero-beta-D-manno-heptose 1-phosphate adenylyltransferase: MSTRLIDLVENLPRNRVVLLGDFMMDRYLYGNAERLSPEAPVPVLHFQNEEYRLGGAGNVAGGLAALNADVRVVGVMGDDEMSHKLTEHLRDCGCDTTGLVCCSGRPTTTKMRLVGSAQHRHPQQMLRLDFEQSSALSRADEDKLIASFTTAIAGASVVCIEDYNKGVVTERVCQEVIRIAKARGLPVLIDPANIPDYSKYTGATCIKLNRIETHKATGIRPSTPETCEAAAKVLIARLGLEAAIITMDKDGAYLGLYEGDTFVGEQLRTRARQVYDVTGAGDMVLAMLAVARAAGATWHEAVMLANVAGGLEVEKFGAIPIKPHEIVQELMSEAHEGLGKRRTLEQLLPELARHRGAGRRIVFTNGCFDLIHLGHVKYFRFAKAQGDLLVVGVNTDASIQRLKGSKRPIVNEDDRTEVLQELESIDYLVLFGEDTPINLIQAVRPDVLVKGADYAKTAVVGWDFVEAYGGKVALAPLIDGRSTSNVISRILDAYGGQK, from the coding sequence ATGTCCACCCGACTCATCGACCTCGTCGAGAACCTGCCGCGCAACCGTGTCGTCCTGCTCGGGGACTTCATGATGGACCGCTACCTCTACGGCAACGCCGAGCGGCTGAGCCCCGAAGCGCCAGTGCCGGTGCTGCATTTCCAGAACGAAGAATACCGCCTGGGCGGCGCCGGCAATGTGGCCGGCGGACTGGCGGCATTGAACGCCGACGTGCGCGTGGTCGGCGTCATGGGCGACGACGAGATGTCGCATAAGCTCACCGAACACCTTCGCGACTGCGGCTGCGATACCACCGGCTTGGTCTGCTGCAGCGGACGGCCCACCACGACCAAGATGCGGCTTGTCGGCTCGGCGCAGCACCGCCATCCGCAGCAGATGCTTCGGCTGGATTTCGAACAGTCGTCGGCGTTATCCAGGGCCGATGAAGACAAACTGATCGCGTCGTTCACCACGGCGATCGCGGGTGCCTCCGTGGTCTGTATCGAGGACTACAACAAGGGCGTCGTCACCGAACGGGTTTGCCAGGAAGTCATTCGCATCGCCAAAGCCAGGGGCCTACCGGTGCTGATCGACCCGGCGAACATCCCTGACTACTCCAAATACACCGGCGCGACTTGCATCAAGCTCAACCGTATCGAGACGCACAAGGCGACGGGCATTCGGCCCAGTACGCCTGAAACGTGCGAGGCGGCCGCCAAAGTACTGATCGCCCGGCTCGGCCTGGAGGCGGCGATCATCACCATGGATAAGGACGGGGCGTATCTGGGCCTTTATGAAGGCGATACCTTCGTCGGCGAGCAGCTCCGCACCCGCGCTCGGCAGGTTTACGACGTCACCGGCGCCGGCGACATGGTGCTGGCGATGCTCGCGGTCGCCCGGGCGGCGGGCGCAACCTGGCACGAGGCGGTCATGCTGGCCAATGTCGCCGGCGGGCTGGAAGTCGAGAAGTTTGGCGCGATACCGATCAAGCCACACGAAATCGTCCAGGAACTCATGAGCGAGGCCCACGAAGGCCTGGGCAAGCGGCGGACGCTCGAGCAGCTTCTCCCCGAGCTGGCCCGCCATCGCGGGGCCGGCCGTCGTATCGTCTTCACCAACGGCTGCTTCGACCTCATCCACCTGGGTCACGTCAAGTATTTCCGGTTTGCCAAGGCGCAGGGCGATCTATTGGTCGTCGGTGTGAACACCGACGCCAGCATCCAGCGTCTAAAGGGGAGCAAGCGGCCGATCGTCAACGAAGACGACCGCACAGAGGTGCTGCAGGAACTGGAGAGCATCGACTACCTGGTGCTGTTCGGCGAAGACACGCCGATCAACCTGATCCAGGCCGTACGCCCGGACGTGCTGGTCAAAGGGGCGGATTACGCCAAGACGGCAGTCGTGGGTTGGGACTTCGTCGAAGCGTATGGCGGCAAGGTCGCCCTGGCACCGCTGATCGACGGCCGAAGCACGAGCAACGTGATCAGCCGAATCCTGGACGCATACGGCGGGCAGAAGTGA
- a CDS encoding DUF883 family protein translates to MSIANEIPVGAGSPPDQGRDLKQTANDVKDAVVEKAAEVRDRASAMYETGKEKASAMYDAGKEKASHLYDAGKEKAAAYYEQGKATASEYLHEGADRAKQFEHQVEDYIRQKPIQSVLIAVGVGVVLGALLKR, encoded by the coding sequence ATGAGTATCGCCAATGAAATCCCCGTCGGTGCCGGATCACCCCCCGACCAAGGCCGCGACCTGAAGCAGACGGCCAACGATGTGAAGGACGCGGTGGTCGAAAAGGCCGCCGAGGTCCGCGATCGCGCGTCGGCGATGTACGAAACGGGCAAGGAGAAGGCATCGGCGATGTACGACGCAGGTAAGGAGAAGGCATCGCACCTGTACGACGCCGGCAAGGAAAAGGCCGCCGCGTACTACGAGCAGGGCAAGGCGACCGCCAGCGAATACCTGCACGAAGGTGCCGATCGGGCCAAGCAGTTCGAGCATCAGGTCGAAGACTACATCCGCCAGAAGCCGATTCAATCGGTGTTGATCGCAGTCGGCGTCGGCGTGGTGCTGGGCGCTCTGTTGAAGCGGTAA
- the chrA gene encoding chromate efflux transporter — protein MEPSATDNPPPRPLREIAIAFTRLGFTAFGGPAAHVALMEDEFVHRRRWLSRQHFLDLVATLNFIPGPNSTELAIHLGLIRAGWRGLVVAGVCFITPAMLIILPIAWMYVRFAGAGVQPPAAVLAALQGIGAVVVAILAITAFRLAHTAVTTRRAVVIALLTLPAELLIRRYTLLQSEIVILAAAAVVGAVGAVAASRRVPPATTLAIIPQTVGAIASAFGPVVTGVKSTLQWIAAAMTLGPAGTEFLRLAWYFLTVGGTLFGSGYVLVNYLETGLLQQHGWLTHRQVADAVAVGQVTPGPLLTTATFAGYVRGHAITGTDAGGLTGAVVSTVAIFLPAFVLVALFGRVLPILRAKPWARGALDAMNAAVVMLLIIVTVRFAIAALLPDGTIAVIPCLLFAGSLSMMLRWGVNSAILIATGALVGTLSSTF, from the coding sequence ATGGAACCATCCGCGACTGACAACCCGCCCCCTCGGCCCCTCCGCGAGATCGCGATCGCGTTCACGCGCCTCGGCTTCACGGCGTTCGGCGGGCCGGCGGCCCATGTCGCTTTGATGGAGGACGAGTTCGTCCATCGCCGCCGATGGCTCTCCCGCCAACACTTCCTCGACCTCGTCGCCACCCTCAACTTCATTCCCGGCCCCAACTCGACCGAACTGGCGATTCACCTGGGCCTGATTCGCGCCGGATGGCGCGGTCTGGTCGTCGCCGGCGTCTGCTTCATCACCCCGGCGATGCTCATCATCCTGCCGATCGCCTGGATGTACGTGCGGTTCGCCGGCGCAGGCGTACAACCCCCGGCGGCCGTCCTGGCCGCGCTGCAGGGGATCGGCGCCGTGGTCGTCGCGATCCTGGCGATCACCGCGTTCCGCCTGGCCCACACGGCGGTAACGACGCGACGGGCGGTCGTCATCGCGCTGCTGACGCTGCCCGCCGAATTGCTGATCCGCCGATACACGCTGCTGCAATCCGAGATCGTCATCCTGGCGGCGGCGGCGGTAGTCGGTGCGGTTGGTGCGGTCGCGGCAAGCAGGCGGGTTCCGCCGGCGACGACGCTTGCGATCATCCCCCAAACGGTCGGCGCGATCGCGTCGGCGTTCGGCCCTGTCGTCACAGGCGTGAAATCCACGCTGCAGTGGATCGCCGCGGCGATGACGCTCGGCCCGGCCGGCACCGAGTTCCTGCGGCTCGCGTGGTACTTTCTCACCGTCGGCGGAACCCTTTTCGGCAGCGGCTACGTGCTGGTGAACTACCTGGAGACCGGCCTGCTCCAGCAGCACGGCTGGCTGACGCACCGCCAGGTTGCCGACGCCGTCGCCGTCGGCCAGGTCACGCCCGGCCCGCTGCTGACGACGGCGACTTTCGCCGGCTACGTGCGCGGCCATGCCATCACCGGTACCGACGCCGGCGGCCTGACGGGCGCAGTCGTCTCGACGGTGGCGATCTTTCTGCCCGCGTTCGTGCTGGTCGCACTCTTCGGCCGGGTGTTGCCCATCCTCCGCGCCAAGCCCTGGGCCCGAGGCGCGCTCGACGCCATGAACGCCGCCGTCGTCATGCTGCTGATCATCGTCACCGTCCGTTTCGCAATCGCCGCCCTGCTGCCGGACGGCACAATCGCAGTCATCCCCTGCCTGCTGTTCGCCGGTTCGCTGTCGATGATGCTGAGATGGGGCGTGAACTCGGCGATCCTGATCGCAACGGGAGCATTGGTGGGGACCCTGTCGTCAACATTCTAA
- the truB gene encoding tRNA pseudouridine(55) synthase TruB: MLTGILNLDKPAGLTSARAVGIVKQLLPRGTKIGHAGTLDPFATGVLLLLVGKATKSCERLMDQPKQYLTTVRLGATTATDDLESEVTPWSPSGARGITPPTLDAVVAALPSFVGTIQQRPPAFSAMKIGGRRAYDLARQGQSVVMAPRPVNVYGVELVRYDWPDLVLRIDCGRGTYIRSIARDLGEMLDAGGYLTELRRTRSGQFLAEQAVSLETLKADGLEKHLHPIPTEIASPD; encoded by the coding sequence GTGCTGACCGGAATTCTCAACCTCGACAAGCCTGCCGGGCTGACCAGCGCCCGGGCGGTCGGCATCGTGAAGCAACTGCTGCCGCGCGGGACGAAGATCGGACACGCCGGCACGCTAGATCCGTTCGCGACCGGCGTGCTTCTGCTGCTGGTCGGCAAGGCGACCAAATCGTGCGAACGGCTGATGGACCAGCCCAAGCAGTATCTCACCACCGTTCGCCTGGGCGCGACAACCGCCACCGACGATCTGGAGTCGGAGGTAACTCCCTGGTCGCCGTCGGGTGCGCGAGGAATCACGCCGCCAACGCTCGATGCAGTCGTCGCGGCACTGCCGAGTTTCGTCGGAACGATTCAGCAGCGTCCGCCGGCGTTTAGCGCGATGAAGATCGGCGGACGACGGGCGTATGACCTGGCGCGACAGGGGCAATCGGTCGTGATGGCTCCACGCCCGGTCAACGTTTACGGCGTCGAGCTCGTCCGCTATGACTGGCCGGACCTGGTCCTCAGGATCGATTGCGGCCGGGGCACCTACATCCGGTCCATCGCCCGCGACCTCGGTGAGATGCTCGACGCCGGCGGATATCTGACCGAACTCCGCCGTACGCGGAGCGGGCAGTTTCTGGCCGAGCAGGCCGTCTCGCTTGAGACGTTGAAAGCCGACGGGCTGGAGAAACATCTGCACCCAATTCCCACGGAGATCGCATCTCCCGATTAG